From a region of the Pseudoclavibacter endophyticus genome:
- a CDS encoding alpha-E domain-containing protein, with amino-acid sequence MLSRIAESLFWIGRYIERTDGTARLLDVHLQLLLEDPWIDEPTACASILGVMGVGNVDTGRPLSGGDVLAIMAVDRSQPASIAYSIKAARENARQAREIVPTELWECLNATYGRMPFGVRREKVHELFQWVRERSALAVGIVESASSRDDAYQFLLLGRAIERADMTARLLATRSLTEASGASWTSILRSCGAYEAYIQTYRGIPSATHAAEFLLLDRLFPRSVLYSVSTALTSLYDLQPRHEQRGRVGFEDQAQRLLGQVRSELEYRPVSETISDLPRYMDQVQVAMSDASEAIRHRYFPSITAPSWVGDNV; translated from the coding sequence ATGCTGAGCCGCATCGCCGAGTCGCTCTTCTGGATCGGCCGCTACATCGAGCGCACCGACGGCACTGCGCGCCTGCTCGATGTGCACCTGCAACTCCTGCTCGAAGACCCGTGGATCGACGAGCCGACGGCCTGTGCCAGCATCCTGGGCGTCATGGGCGTCGGGAACGTCGACACGGGAAGGCCGCTCAGCGGCGGCGACGTGCTGGCCATCATGGCCGTCGATCGCTCTCAGCCCGCCTCGATCGCCTACTCGATCAAGGCCGCCCGCGAGAACGCGCGGCAGGCGCGCGAGATCGTGCCGACCGAACTGTGGGAGTGCCTCAACGCCACCTACGGCCGGATGCCGTTCGGCGTGCGCCGCGAGAAGGTGCACGAGCTGTTCCAGTGGGTGCGCGAGCGCTCGGCGCTCGCGGTCGGCATCGTCGAGTCGGCGTCGAGCCGCGACGACGCGTACCAGTTCCTGCTGCTCGGCCGGGCCATCGAGCGGGCTGACATGACGGCGCGCCTGCTCGCCACGCGATCGCTCACCGAGGCGAGCGGAGCATCCTGGACCTCGATCCTGCGCTCCTGCGGCGCCTACGAGGCGTACATCCAGACGTACCGCGGCATCCCCTCAGCCACCCACGCCGCCGAGTTTCTGCTGCTCGACCGGCTTTTCCCCCGCTCGGTGCTGTATTCGGTCTCGACGGCGCTCACAAGCCTGTACGACCTGCAGCCCCGGCACGAGCAGCGCGGGCGCGTCGGCTTCGAAGACCAGGCCCAGCGGTTGCTCGGGCAAGTGCGCAGCGAGCTCGAATACCGACCCGTGAGCGAAACGATCAGCGACCTGCCCCGATACATGGACCAGGTGCAGGTCGCCATGAGCGACGCGAGCGAGGCCATCAGGCACCGCTACTTCCCGTCGATCACGGCCCCGAGCTGGGTGGGAGACAACGTATGA
- a CDS encoding M15 family metallopeptidase, whose amino-acid sequence MNGHSLRSEAASAVQTMFTAASAAGYALDMTSGYRSAESQTQLYEGYVADLGQEGADATSARPGYSEHQTGLAADISAPDAGCVLEACFGATEAGQWLSANAWQYGFILRYPDGVTHITGYEYEPWHFRYVGAEVATAMHEQGIVTYEEFLGKPEAPDYAG is encoded by the coding sequence ATGAACGGTCACTCGCTGCGCTCCGAAGCAGCGAGCGCCGTGCAGACGATGTTCACCGCAGCGTCGGCGGCGGGGTACGCGCTCGACATGACCAGCGGCTACCGCTCGGCCGAATCGCAGACTCAGTTGTACGAGGGCTACGTCGCCGATCTCGGCCAGGAGGGCGCCGATGCGACGAGCGCGCGCCCCGGGTACTCCGAGCACCAGACGGGCCTCGCCGCCGACATCTCGGCGCCCGACGCCGGGTGCGTGCTCGAGGCCTGCTTCGGGGCCACCGAGGCGGGGCAGTGGCTCTCGGCGAACGCCTGGCAGTATGGTTTCATCCTCCGCTATCCGGACGGCGTCACGCACATCACGGGCTACGAGTACGAGCCGTGGCACTTCCGCTACGTGGGCGCGGAGGTCGCGACGGCCATGCACGAGCAGGGCATCGTCACCTACGAGGAGTTTCTGGGTAAGCCGGAGGCGCCCGACTACGCGGGCTGA
- a CDS encoding GNAT family N-acetyltransferase gives MSEQITHDAEHQRYVIADGDERLGMLSYSTREDAVSLDSTVVLPQYQGRGIAGRLVKHVLDDLRDTTTKRVEPNCSYVVDYLQRHPEYADLTTRT, from the coding sequence ATGTCTGAACAGATCACGCACGACGCCGAGCATCAGCGTTACGTCATCGCCGACGGCGACGAGCGGCTCGGCATGCTCTCCTACTCGACACGAGAGGATGCGGTGTCGCTCGATTCGACCGTCGTGCTTCCCCAATACCAGGGACGCGGGATCGCGGGTCGGCTCGTGAAGCACGTCCTCGATGACCTGCGCGACACGACCACCAAGCGGGTCGAGCCCAACTGCAGCTACGTGGTCGACTACCTGCAGCGCCACCCCGAGTACGCCGACCTCACCACCCGGACGTAG
- a CDS encoding lipoate--protein ligase family protein — protein MHAEYKVPGGKLVVVDLEARDGRIAEARVAGDFFLEPDEALDDINGALNGLPVDAPGEQIAAAVERALPEGAQLLGFSPEAVAIVVRRAITRARDWREYDWQIVRTGALEPRVHVALDQVLAEEVGAGRRAPTLRFWRDWEQSAAIIGSFQSVRNEVDVDEAEARGVQVIRRITGGGAMFMEAGTIVTYSLYVPVELVQGMSFAESYAYLDSWVLDGLQELGIDAVYQPLNDIASPQGKIGGAAQKRLGSGAVLHHATLSYDIDADAMVRVLRIGREKLSDKGTASAKKRVSPLKSQTGLPREKIIDRLERTFIAQHGGTVAGVTDAELERARELAQTKFASSAWTNRVP, from the coding sequence ATGCACGCCGAATACAAGGTGCCGGGCGGCAAGCTCGTGGTCGTCGACCTCGAAGCCCGAGACGGCCGCATCGCCGAGGCCCGGGTCGCCGGCGATTTCTTCCTGGAGCCCGACGAAGCGCTCGATGACATCAACGGGGCGCTGAACGGCCTCCCGGTCGACGCGCCGGGCGAGCAGATCGCCGCTGCTGTCGAGCGCGCTCTTCCCGAGGGGGCGCAGCTGCTCGGATTCTCACCGGAGGCGGTCGCGATCGTCGTGCGCCGCGCGATCACGCGGGCCCGCGACTGGCGCGAGTACGACTGGCAGATCGTGCGCACGGGCGCGCTCGAGCCCCGCGTGCACGTCGCCCTCGACCAGGTGCTCGCGGAGGAGGTCGGCGCAGGCCGCCGCGCGCCGACCCTGCGGTTCTGGCGGGACTGGGAACAGTCGGCCGCCATCATCGGCTCGTTTCAGTCGGTGCGCAACGAGGTCGACGTCGACGAGGCAGAGGCCCGCGGCGTGCAGGTGATTCGACGCATCACGGGCGGCGGGGCCATGTTCATGGAGGCGGGCACGATCGTCACCTACTCGCTGTACGTGCCCGTCGAGCTCGTGCAGGGCATGAGCTTCGCGGAGTCGTACGCCTACCTCGACTCCTGGGTGCTCGACGGCCTCCAGGAGCTCGGCATCGACGCGGTCTACCAACCCCTCAACGACATCGCCTCACCACAGGGCAAGATTGGCGGCGCCGCGCAGAAGCGCCTCGGTTCGGGGGCAGTCCTGCACCACGCGACGCTCAGCTATGACATTGATGCCGATGCCATGGTTCGGGTGCTGCGCATCGGCCGCGAGAAGCTCAGCGACAAAGGCACGGCGTCGGCCAAGAAGCGCGTCAGCCCGTTGAAGTCGCAGACGGGTCTGCCGCGCGAGAAGATCATCGATCGCCTCGAGAGGACCTTCATCGCGCAGCACGGGGGAACGGTCGCCGGCGTCACGGACGCCGAGCTCGAGCGGGCACGCGAGCTTGCGCAGACCAAGTTCGCGTCGTCGGCGTGGACGAATCGCGTCCCGTAG
- a CDS encoding transglutaminase family protein, which produces MSRIRIHHLTGYRYDGTADTSYNEARMLPSSSDEQFVLLSHLEVSPSTSTHSYVDYWGTRVTAFEVLSPHEELSITASSLVEIAPQQATADEGLSFDEVAEARSRSVGLVELSTQTELTMPPDEVIDLAFEAKARSSSPADAARGIASAVWDAVDYETGVTGVRTTAREAWAHRRGVCQDITHIALGALRRVGIPARYVSGYLHPRPSAGIGETVTGESHAWIEYWDGAWHGWDVTNDIAIGSRHVHVGRGRDYNDVPPLRGVYAGSSTSELFVKVDITLEA; this is translated from the coding sequence ATGAGCCGCATCCGCATTCACCATCTCACGGGCTACCGGTATGACGGCACCGCCGACACCTCGTACAACGAGGCGCGCATGCTGCCGTCGTCGTCGGACGAGCAGTTCGTGCTGCTCTCTCACCTCGAGGTCTCGCCGAGCACCTCGACGCACAGTTACGTCGACTACTGGGGCACGCGCGTCACCGCATTCGAGGTGCTCTCGCCGCACGAGGAGCTTTCGATCACCGCGTCGAGCCTGGTCGAGATCGCCCCGCAGCAGGCGACGGCCGACGAGGGATTGTCGTTCGATGAGGTCGCGGAGGCGCGGTCGCGTTCGGTCGGTCTCGTCGAGCTCTCGACCCAGACCGAGCTCACGATGCCGCCAGACGAAGTCATCGACCTCGCGTTCGAGGCCAAGGCCCGCAGCTCGTCGCCCGCCGACGCGGCGCGAGGCATCGCGTCAGCGGTGTGGGATGCGGTCGACTACGAGACCGGCGTGACCGGCGTGCGCACGACCGCGCGCGAGGCCTGGGCACACCGTCGCGGCGTGTGCCAGGACATCACGCACATCGCGCTCGGCGCGCTGCGGCGCGTCGGCATCCCCGCGCGCTACGTCTCGGGTTACCTCCATCCCCGCCCGAGCGCAGGCATCGGCGAGACGGTCACCGGCGAGTCGCACGCGTGGATCGAGTACTGGGACGGTGCGTGGCACGGCTGGGACGTCACCAACGACATCGCGATCGGTAGCCGGCACGTGCACGTCGGCCGCGGCCGCGACTACAACGACGTGCCCCCGCTCCGGGGCGTCTACGCCGGGTCGAGCACCTCGGAGCTGTTCGTGAAGGTCGACATCACTCTCGAGGCGTAG
- a CDS encoding phytoene desaturase family protein codes for MIDAVVVGSGPNGLAAAVTLARAGLSVEVIEAEETIGGGARTLPSTTHEGIEHDVCSAVQPMALASPFFREFDLVARGVGMVAPDLAYAQPFDDGPAALAYRSLEKTADGLGEDGPAWHDLFGALVRHADTFVQLALGDRTQLARTLARADGIPAAVHAGLRVLETATPAWNARFETERSRALITGVASHSISPLPGFTAAGTSLLLATLAHHVGWPIPTGGSQSIINAMVDDLERHGGRVVTGRRIRSAADLPAARVVLADLPPGAALSIWRERLPSRVRRGLARFRHGHAAAKVDFVLRGPVPWRDERVGAAATVHVAGTRADMVTAESKVQRGRLPERPVVLFSDAAVADPGRERDGLRPGWAYAHVPAGCPVDPVSLVTAQIERFAPGFRDVVASATGTPASRMHEHNANLVGGDIAGGATGMLGFLLRPRPAIDPYELSPDGIYLCSASAPPGPGVHGMPGWIAARRALRDQFGLPAPSLAP; via the coding sequence GTGATCGATGCCGTCGTCGTCGGTTCCGGCCCCAATGGCTTGGCGGCCGCGGTGACCCTCGCGCGCGCCGGCCTGTCGGTCGAGGTGATCGAGGCTGAGGAGACGATCGGCGGGGGCGCACGCACGCTCCCCTCGACGACGCACGAGGGCATCGAGCATGACGTCTGCTCGGCCGTGCAGCCGATGGCGCTCGCCAGCCCGTTCTTCCGCGAGTTCGACCTGGTCGCGCGCGGCGTCGGCATGGTCGCGCCCGACCTCGCGTACGCGCAGCCGTTCGACGACGGCCCCGCCGCGCTCGCGTACCGCTCGCTCGAGAAGACCGCTGACGGGCTCGGCGAGGACGGCCCCGCCTGGCACGACCTGTTCGGCGCGCTCGTGCGGCACGCCGATACGTTCGTGCAGCTGGCCCTCGGCGATCGGACGCAGCTGGCGCGGACGCTCGCGCGGGCCGACGGCATCCCGGCAGCTGTGCATGCGGGCCTGCGCGTGCTCGAGACGGCCACGCCGGCCTGGAACGCGCGCTTCGAGACCGAACGGTCACGCGCGCTCATCACGGGCGTCGCCTCGCACTCGATCTCGCCACTGCCCGGCTTCACGGCGGCGGGCACGAGCCTGCTGCTCGCGACGCTCGCGCACCACGTCGGGTGGCCGATCCCGACGGGCGGCTCGCAGTCGATCATCAACGCCATGGTCGACGATCTCGAGCGCCACGGCGGCCGGGTCGTGACGGGCAGGCGCATCCGATCTGCCGCCGATCTGCCGGCCGCGCGGGTCGTGCTGGCCGACCTCCCGCCGGGCGCCGCGCTCTCCATCTGGCGCGAGCGACTCCCGAGTCGTGTGCGTCGGGGGCTCGCGAGATTCCGGCACGGCCACGCCGCCGCCAAGGTCGACTTCGTGCTTCGCGGCCCAGTGCCGTGGCGCGACGAGCGCGTCGGCGCCGCGGCGACCGTGCACGTCGCGGGGACGCGGGCCGACATGGTGACGGCCGAGTCGAAGGTGCAGCGGGGGCGACTCCCCGAGCGACCGGTCGTGCTGTTCTCGGATGCAGCAGTGGCCGATCCGGGGCGCGAGCGCGATGGCCTCCGACCCGGCTGGGCGTACGCCCACGTGCCGGCGGGATGCCCCGTCGACCCGGTCTCGCTCGTCACGGCGCAGATCGAGCGGTTCGCGCCCGGGTTCCGCGACGTCGTCGCCTCGGCGACCGGCACGCCGGCCTCCCGCATGCACGAGCACAACGCCAATCTCGTGGGCGGCGACATCGCCGGTGGCGCGACCGGCATGCTCGGCTTCCTGCTGCGGCCGAGGCCCGCAATCGACCCGTATGAGCTGTCGCCCGACGGGATCTACCTGTGCTCGGCGAGCGCCCCGCCCGGCCCGGGCGTACACGGCATGCCCGGCTGGATCGCGGCGCGTCGCGCCCTGCGCGACCAGTTCGGGCTTCCCGCGCCGTCGCTCGCGCCCTAG
- a CDS encoding alpha/beta fold hydrolase has product MHAVVNGDAAESGEVPQHEVATVQIALRWRRPRDERVHLYRWRHPAPRAHVVIAHGAGDHGMRYSGLARRLVSAGCSVVAFDNLGHGRTGHDGAGLGVLGPGQNRAAIACLGEVVQREREVNPGVPLVLFGHSWGALLAQRLFAVRSDHVQGLMLSGTSLAVPGLLNPGDLDKPWRTDDLEGTQWLSRDPESRAAFTADPFTFDIRMQPVWSPLGALQLMTLPPVALVGRVDDVPVLILAGELDTVGYGTRGPSALARSYRRRSALSDVTLRVYEGARHEVMHETNRDVVMADVAAWIRLRFAAPPQPTRAEAH; this is encoded by the coding sequence ATGCACGCAGTCGTCAACGGCGATGCCGCCGAGTCCGGCGAAGTGCCCCAGCACGAGGTCGCGACCGTGCAGATCGCGCTGCGCTGGCGACGCCCCCGCGACGAACGGGTGCACCTGTACCGCTGGCGGCATCCGGCCCCCCGCGCGCACGTCGTCATCGCGCACGGTGCTGGCGATCACGGGATGCGCTACTCGGGGCTCGCGCGGAGACTCGTCTCCGCGGGATGCTCCGTCGTCGCGTTCGACAACCTCGGCCACGGCCGCACGGGTCACGACGGCGCGGGGCTCGGCGTGCTCGGGCCCGGGCAGAACCGGGCGGCGATCGCGTGCCTGGGCGAGGTCGTCCAACGCGAGCGCGAGGTGAACCCGGGCGTGCCGCTCGTACTGTTCGGACACAGCTGGGGCGCCCTGCTGGCGCAGCGGCTGTTCGCCGTTCGCAGCGACCACGTGCAGGGCCTCATGCTGTCGGGCACCTCGCTCGCCGTTCCTGGGTTGCTCAACCCGGGCGACCTCGACAAGCCATGGCGGACGGACGACCTCGAGGGCACGCAGTGGCTGAGCCGCGATCCTGAATCGCGCGCCGCGTTCACCGCCGACCCGTTCACCTTCGACATCCGGATGCAGCCGGTCTGGTCGCCGCTCGGCGCGCTTCAGCTCATGACGCTGCCGCCCGTCGCGCTCGTTGGTCGGGTCGACGACGTTCCCGTGCTCATCCTGGCGGGAGAGCTCGACACCGTCGGGTACGGCACCCGGGGGCCGAGCGCCCTCGCGCGGAGCTACCGGCGCCGCTCGGCGCTGAGCGACGTGACCCTGCGCGTGTATGAGGGCGCCAGGCACGAAGTCATGCACGAGACGAACCGGGATGTGGTTATGGCCGACGTCGCCGCGTGGATCCGCCTGCGCTTCGCCGCTCCGCCGCAACCGACGCGCGCGGAAGCGCACTAG
- a CDS encoding circularly permuted type 2 ATP-grasp protein: MGDLFDGYSEALARQNATAIVPPFDEMFAGEDEAGELVPRRAYGDLHEVLADMTQDQIRHRSDALADSYLAQGVTFDFAGEERPFPLDVVPRVIERSEWQELEIGLKQRVRALEQFLDDIYGSQRAIHDGLIPANLIATSSQFHRVAMGIRASNGVRIQVSGIDLVRDEDGVMRVLEDNVRVPSGVSYVISNRRAMAQTLPELFTRMRVLPIGDYAYRLLGALRAAAPEGIDDPTVVVLTPGVYNSAYFEHTLLARMMGIELVEGRDLFCSGGRVYMRTTAGARRVDVIYRRVDDDYLDPMQFRQDSMLGAPGLMTAARQGNVTIANAVGNGVADDKLVYTYLPDLIRYYLAEEPIIPNVDTWRLEEPEALEEVLDRLDELVVKPVDGSGGKGLMIGPRATVQERDQMRKRLLADPRGWIAQPVVQLSTIPTLVDEGMRPRHADLRPFAVNDGSDVWVLPGGLTRVALPEGQLVVNSSQGGGSKDTWVVSTEASMTPTPQHGVEQLLDDQTDLSDTPHPATGMIRVVPDTAMTPGAVVGEPGGPGSQGMAAPAAGAPPAAHGPRGADAPAAQTAPDPAPRRREAAEGDGPRPRREQQEQELRLRQSQGQSQQQSRQDSPRRDSPRHGAPLSREGAPSAAEGEAPC; this comes from the coding sequence ATGGGTGACCTCTTCGACGGCTACAGCGAGGCCCTCGCTCGTCAGAACGCCACGGCGATCGTGCCGCCGTTCGACGAAATGTTCGCGGGCGAGGATGAGGCCGGCGAGCTCGTTCCCCGGCGCGCGTACGGCGACCTGCACGAGGTGCTCGCCGACATGACGCAGGATCAGATCCGACACCGATCGGATGCCCTGGCCGATTCGTACCTGGCGCAGGGCGTCACGTTCGACTTCGCGGGCGAAGAGCGGCCGTTCCCGCTCGACGTCGTGCCGCGGGTCATCGAGCGCAGCGAGTGGCAGGAGCTCGAGATCGGCCTCAAGCAGCGCGTGCGGGCCCTCGAGCAGTTCCTCGACGACATCTACGGCTCGCAACGGGCCATCCACGACGGGCTCATTCCCGCCAACCTCATCGCCACCTCGTCGCAATTCCATCGGGTCGCGATGGGCATCCGCGCCTCAAACGGTGTGCGCATTCAGGTGAGCGGCATCGACCTGGTGCGCGACGAGGACGGCGTCATGCGCGTGCTGGAAGACAACGTGCGCGTGCCATCGGGCGTCAGCTACGTCATCTCGAACCGCCGGGCCATGGCGCAGACGCTCCCCGAGCTGTTCACCCGCATGCGCGTGCTGCCGATTGGCGACTACGCCTACCGGCTGCTCGGGGCCCTGCGAGCCGCGGCGCCAGAGGGCATCGACGACCCGACCGTCGTGGTGCTCACCCCCGGTGTCTACAACTCCGCCTACTTCGAGCACACGCTGCTCGCCCGCATGATGGGCATCGAGCTGGTCGAGGGCCGCGATCTCTTCTGCTCGGGAGGCCGCGTCTACATGCGCACGACCGCGGGGGCGCGCCGGGTCGACGTCATCTACCGCCGGGTCGACGACGACTATCTCGACCCCATGCAGTTCCGGCAGGACTCCATGCTCGGTGCCCCGGGCCTCATGACGGCCGCCCGCCAGGGGAACGTGACAATCGCGAATGCCGTCGGCAACGGTGTCGCCGATGACAAGCTCGTCTACACCTACCTCCCCGACCTGATTCGCTACTACCTGGCCGAGGAGCCGATCATCCCCAACGTCGACACGTGGCGTCTCGAAGAGCCTGAGGCGCTCGAGGAGGTGCTCGATCGGCTCGACGAACTCGTCGTCAAGCCCGTCGACGGTTCGGGCGGCAAGGGCCTCATGATTGGCCCGCGAGCGACGGTGCAGGAGCGCGACCAGATGCGCAAACGGCTGCTCGCCGATCCCCGCGGCTGGATCGCGCAGCCCGTCGTGCAGCTCTCGACCATCCCGACGCTCGTCGACGAGGGCATGCGGCCCCGCCACGCCGACCTGCGCCCCTTCGCCGTCAACGACGGCAGCGACGTGTGGGTGCTGCCCGGTGGGCTCACGAGGGTGGCGCTGCCGGAGGGGCAGCTCGTCGTCAACTCGTCGCAGGGCGGGGGCTCGAAAGACACGTGGGTCGTGAGCACCGAGGCGAGCATGACGCCCACCCCGCAGCACGGGGTCGAGCAACTGCTCGACGATCAGACCGACCTGAGCGACACCCCGCACCCCGCGACCGGCATGATCCGCGTCGTGCCCGATACCGCGATGACGCCCGGAGCCGTGGTCGGCGAGCCGGGCGGCCCGGGTTCGCAGGGAATGGCCGCGCCAGCCGCGGGCGCACCGCCGGCGGCTCACGGGCCCCGCGGCGCGGATGCCCCCGCCGCCCAGACCGCCCCGGATCCGGCGCCGCGCCGACGCGAAGCGGCCGAGGGCGACGGACCGCGGCCGCGGCGCGAGCAGCAGGAGCAGGAGCTGCGGTTGCGGCAGAGCCAGGGTCAGAGCCAGCAGCAGTCGCGGCAGGACAGCCCCCGGCGCGACAGTCCTCGCCACGGAGCCCCGCTGTCAAGGGAGGGCGCCCCCAGCGCCGCGGAGGGAGAAGCGCCATGCTGA